One genomic region from Syngnathus typhle isolate RoL2023-S1 ecotype Sweden linkage group LG17, RoL_Styp_1.0, whole genome shotgun sequence encodes:
- the LOC133170536 gene encoding uncharacterized protein LOC133170536 — MDTDACVLAACRAVLDLLERDWQPLSTAELDQRLDQAVEDMLEADLIHKVKQTSEPPPRNDSATASSSTGEQVAEEGRGDDQAVETVTALLRSAQSRSRVAGRARLSLSQTVPLCLSLLSSHVSYRTLSRLYRLEKGNIHRIFFFFCRCINTLQQDHIRWPLGDEVEAVLFPFSEERAAEGRRLPRVLGVLGHARIPIRTPWAKDRGEPQAKRPKKTEERPAAASWLRLELVCDRTGRFIHCRVGNSRDSDGGGALASRLERESHLMPPDSVLVARAGYPLSARVLTPYPGPGGTRERRFNAALEPHFHILDRAVAGLTGRFPRLRRLDVGNDKQARAVALSACVLHNVLMDVGHAPQGELREVGDFSPDGQGEEDEAGVRLRDGVAQMLHSGNF, encoded by the exons ATGGACACCGACGCCTGTGTCCTAGCCGCATGCCGCGCTGTCCTGGACCTGCTGGAGCGGGACTGGCAGCCTCTATCCACCGCCGAGCTCGACCAGCGGCTGGACCAGGCCGTGGAGGACATGCTGGAGGCGGACCTGATCCACAAAGTCAAGCAAACAAGTGAACCTCCGCCAAGGAATGACTCCGCCACCGCATCCTCCAGTACCGGGGAGCAAGTGGCAGAAGAGGGGCGGGGGGACGACCAGGCGGTCGAG ACTGTGACAGCCCTGCTGCGGAGCGCCCAATCCCGAAGCCGTGTCGCGGGCCGTGCCCGGCTGTCGCTGTCCCAGACCGTCCCGCTGTGTCTCAGTCTGCTGTCCAGCCATGTCAGCTACCGCACTTTGTCCCGGCTGTACCGTTTGGAGAAAGGCAACATCCACcgcatcttcttcttcttctgccggTGTATCAACACGCTGCAGCAGGACCATATTCGTTGGCCCCTGG GTGACGAGGTGGAGGCTGTTCTCTTCCCTTTCTCCGAAGAGCGGGCAGCGGAAGGCCGGCGCCTCCCTCGGGTGCTGGGAGTGTTGGGGCACGCTCGTATTCCCATCCGGACGCCGTGGGCAAAAGACAGGGGTGAGCCGCAAGCCAAGAGGCCCAAGAAGACGGAAGAGCGGCCCGCCGCCGCCTCTTGGCTCCGTCTCGAATTGGTGTGCGACCGCACAGGACGCTTCATCCACTGCCGCGTCGGGAACAGCCGGGACTCGGACGGAGGCGGCGCGCTGGCCTCTCGACTCGAGCGGGAATCTCACCTGATGCCTCCGGATTCGGTGCTGGTGGCCCGCGCCGGGTATCCGCTCTCGGCTCGCGTTTTGACGCCCTACCCGGGACCGGGCGGGACGAGGGAGCGGCGCTTCAACGCCGCGCTGGAGCCCCACTTTCATATTCTGGACAGGGCCGTGGCGGGCCTGACGGGACGATTCCCAAGACTCCGGCGGCTGGACGTGGGAAATGACAAGCAAGCCAGAGCGGTGGCGTTGAGCGCCTGCGTCCTCCACAACGTGCTGATGGACGTCGGTCACGCGCCCCAAGGAGAACTCCGAGAGGTGGGGGACTTTAGTCCAGATGGACAAGGCGAGGAGGATGAGGCGGGTGTACGCCTGCGGGATGGTGTCGCCCAAATGTTGCATTCTGGCAATTTCTGA
- the LOC133170537 gene encoding uncharacterized protein LOC133170537 isoform X2, which produces MGRYKCAYGCESSEDTDEKYFKFPLCNERRLKKWLANMKWKDWTPSRFSVLCSKHFEEQHLDRSGKCVQLREDAVPTIFLPQDEASKTKHVSTRACAAASATTSRDVPDEEELVDADMDAEEVQEETAVRWRIIMDPKLIKITSLPHFFHGDYCAKQDVQWAPDTNVMRTSTKTDGRNPQKMIEVTAAWQWLGLDVRGPLPTTLNGNKYLVTLSDYYSKWVEAAAVPSYLPTHVAKHVADALGHLGFPVRILSRLPCEVIGQINEELTSQMKNDVAFVVQHPQTGAVDLHTQHMIDSMVSDLVDEHAADWDVFLPAKVFALCFQEHSHTKERPFALLCCCDSQLVHSPLELPYTDAQIQESAFLVQNGASNIAHV; this is translated from the exons ATGGGCCGTTATAAGTGTGCGTACGGGTGTGAAAGCTCCGAGGACACTGACGAGAAGTATTTCAA GTTCCCACTGTGCAATGAGCGACGGCTGAAGAAATGGCTGGCCAATATGAAGTGGAAGGACTGGACACCTTCTCGCTTTTCGGTGCTATGTAGCAAACACTTTGAGGAGCAACACCTGGACCGAAGTGGCAAATGTGTCCAGCTTCGGGAAGATGCCGTGCCCACCATATTCCTGCCTCAAGATGAAGCAAgcaaaaccaag CACGTGAGCACCAGAGCCTGTGCCGCAGCCTCGGCGACCACGAGCCGTGACGTGCCGGACGAAGAAGAGTTGGTGGATGCCGACATGGATGCGGAGGAGGTGCAGGAAGAAACGGCGGTCAGGTGGAGGATCATCATGGACCCGAAGCTCATCAAGATCACGTCCTTGCCGCATTTCTTTCATGGAGATTACTGCGCCAAGCAG GACGTTCAGTGGGCACCTGACACAAATGTGATGAGGACCTCCACCAAG ACAGATGGTCGAAATCCTCAAAAGATGATCGAG GTGACTGCGGCGTGGCAGTGGCTGGGCTTGGACGTACGAGGTCCTCTCCCTACGACGCTCAACGGCAACAAGTACTTGGTGACGCTGAGCGACTACTACTCCAAGTGGGTGGAGGCTGCGGCCGTGCCGTCCTATCTGCCCACGCACGTCGCCAAGCACGTCGCAGACGCCCTTGGCCACCTTGGCTTCCCCGTGCGGATCCTCTCCAGGCTCCCCTGCGAAGTCATTGGCCAG ATCAACGAAGAACTCACCAGCCAGATGAAAAATGACGTGGCGTTCGTGGTACAGCATCCGCAAACCGGTGCTGTTGATCTCCACACGCAGCATATGATTGACAG CATGGTGAGCGACCTGGTGGATGAGCATGCAGCCGACTGGGACGTCTTCCTTCCAGCAAAAGTGTTTGCTCTATGCTTCCAAGAACATTCTCACACCAAAGAGAGGCCCTTTGCCTTGCTCTGCTGCTGTGATTCACAACTCGTCCACTCTCCACTAGAACTTCCG TACACAGATGCACAAATCCAAGAAAGCGCTTTCCTGGTGCAAAATGGAGCATCAAACATTGCACACGTTTGA
- the LOC133170701 gene encoding TBC1 domain family member 10B-like yields the protein MAELSALSSPPPPTSVDGHAPSASSVASKSLCNDVNLIRNTPAVPLTPPLQGLSSADSPQKEEVAGPDAPVEADVPQQASLSPDLTPGPNLYPSVHITHNPPPPATNDVPVVPPVAAPTVAAPPVAGPLVAATEVVAPPVAAPPVVAPPVVAPPVVAPPVVAPPVAAPPVAAPPVLAPPVLAPPVAAPPVAAPPVAAPPVAAPPVSAPPVAATEVAAPAVTPPVAQKPQQAPKSPPPPVYPKPQSPIKAQPPCSPPPRAGHPSPPVPHPGPTVPLIQEPAPPCTPPPRAGHSSPTLPLIQEPSFPGPPGGRRPAPDTLSYLESASLMSGTLESLSGIGDDGSSLGSDSEINGLAVRRTDKYGFLGGNQFSEGSDKDVRVEVARQREMKWLDMFNNWDKWVKHRFQKIKMRCRKGIPSSLRSKAWQLLSNSQELLDANPGKFEELEREPGEAKWLDIIEKDLHRQFPFHEMFAARGGHGQQDLYRILKAYTVYRPDEGYCQAQAPVAAVLLMHMPAEQAFWCLVQICEKFLPGYYSAGLEAIQLDGEIFFSLLRRTCPMAYRHLKKFKIDPILYMTEWFMCIFSRTLPWACVLRVWDMFFCEGVKIIFRVGLVLLKQMLGSVDKLREVQGMYETMERLRGISPDTIGEDSLVQEVILLQVTEALIERECTVQVRKWRESRGELTHQPGRRLHGTRAIFEHKRRAAAISSGGSFSFLGSSVPPPPGPLRASSSLLSLPGFRKSRNPFHSPGKKSSFSGPSFSDGTRPQSPPAAGSQKPPIPPQRAPQVQSPLVGTGPQSGQSAPTPNALAPSPRVVSEQITPTIPSPTANNTPLMPGADDAGNKGAAEATPPARVEEDGRKKKKSKEDKKKEREDEKKRLKEKKDKDKAEKERLKKDKERLEKEKKKVGKKKDKGAAGPGPEHGKNGAAAAAAKDSPSSEHEKKKEAE from the exons ATGGCCGAACTTTCCGCCTtatcgtcgccgccgccgcccacctCGGTTGACGGCCACGCTCCTTCTGCCTCATCGGTGGCATCCAAATCTCTCTGCAATGACGTGAATTTAATTCGAAACACTCCCGCTGTGCCGTTGACACCACCGCTGCAGGGTTTGTCGTCTGCCGACAGCCcccagaaagaggaagtggCAGGGCCCGATGCTCCCGTTGAAGCAGATGTGCCGCAACAGGCATCCCTTTCCCCTGACCTCACTCCGGGTCCTAACCTTTACCCCAGCGTGCACATCACCCACAACCCTCCTCCCCCTGCTACAAATGATGTCCCTGTGGTGCCTCCAGTCGCGGCTCCCACGGTTGCGGCTCCCCCGGTCGCAGGACCCCTAGTCGCGGCCACCGAAGTCGTGGCACCCCCAGTCGCTGCACCCCCAGTTGTGGCTCCCCCAGTTGTGGCTCCCCCAGTTGTGGCTCCCCCAGTTGTGGCTCCCCCAGTCGCGGCACCCCCAGTCGCGGCACCCCCAGTCTTGGCACCCCCAGTCTTGGCACCCCCAGTCGCGGCACCCCCAGTCGCGGCACCCCCAGTCGCGGCACCCCCAGTCGCGGCACCCCCAGTCTCGGCACCCCCAGTCGCGGCCACCGAAGTCGCGGCACCCGCAGTCACTCCACCAGTGGCGCAGAAACCACAGCAAGCCCCCAAGAGTCCTCCCCCACCTGTGTACCCAAAGCCTCAAAGTCCCATCAAAGCACAGCCGCCCTGTAGCCCGCCTCCACGGGCGGGGCACCCCAGTCCCCCGGTACCTCACCCCGGTCCCACAGTGCCGCTCATTCAAGAACCTGCCCCACCCTGCACCCCGCCACCAAGGGCGGGGCACTCCAGCCCCACATTGCCGCTCATCCAAGAGCCCAGCTTTCCGGGCCCACCGGGCGGGCGGCGGCCGGCCCCCGACACCCTCAGCTACCTGGAGTCCGCTAGCCTGATGTCAGGGACGCTGGAGTCGCTGTCGGGCATCGGGGACGACGGCAGTTCGCTGGGCTCCGACTCGGAGATCAACGGCTTGGCGGTGAGGCGCACCGACAAGTACGGCTTCCTGGGCGGCAACCAGTTCAGCGAGGGGAG CGACAAGGACGTGCGAGTGGAGGTGGCCCGACAGAGGGAGATGAAATGGCTGGACATGTTCAACAACTGGGACAAGTGGGTCAAGCATCGCTTCCAGAAG ATAAAGATGCGCTGCCGCAAAGGGATCCCGTCATCTCTCCGCTCCAAAGCCTGGCAGCTGCTGTCCAACAGCCAGGAGCTGCTGGATGCCAACCCTGGCAAGTTTGAG GAGCTGGAGCGAGAGCCGGGAGAGGCCAAGTGGTTGGACATCATCGAGAAAGATCTTCACAGGCAGTTTCCCTTCCACGAGATGTTTGCTGCGCGCGGAGGCCACGG GCAACAAGATCTCTACCGCATTTTGAAGGCCTACACCGTCTACCGACCTGACGAGGGCTACTGCCAGGCGCAGGCTCCCGTGGCTGCCGTGCTCCTCATGCACATGCCCGCCGAG CAAGCCTTCTGGTGCCTGGTGCAGATCTGCGAGAAGTTTCTCCCGGGCTACTACAGTGCCGGGCTG gaAGCCATCCAGCTGGACGGCGAGATCTTTTTCTCGCTGCTGCGCCGCACGTGTCCCATGGCTTACAGACACCTGAAGAAGTTCAAGATCGACCCCATCCTCTACATGACCGAGTGGTTCATGTGCATCTTCTCGCGCACGCTGCCTTGGGCCTGCGTGCTGCGCGTATGGGACATGTTCTTCTGCGAAG GTGTGAAAATAATTTTCCGCGTGGGCCTGGTGCTGCTCAAGCAGATGTTGGGCTCGGTGGACAAACTGCGGGAGGTGCAGGGCATGTACGAAACCATGGAGCGGCTCAGGGGCATCTCGCCAGACACCATCGGGGAGGATAGCCTGGTGCAGGAG GTGATCCTTCTCCAGGTGACGGAGGCGCTGATTGAGCGCGAGTGCACCGTTCAGGTGAGGAAATGGCGCGAGTCCCGAGGGGAGCTGACTCACCAGCCTGGCCGCCGCCTGCACGGCACCCGAGCCATCTTTGAACACAAGCGTCGCGCCGCCGCCATCAGCTCAGGGGGCAGCTTTTCCTTTCTGGGCAGCAGCgtcccgccgccgccgggccCCCTGCGGGCGTCGTCCTCCCTGCTCTCGCTCCCGGGCTTCCGCAAGTCCAGAAACCCATTCCACTCGCCCGGCAAGAAGAGCTCCTTTTCGGGGCCCTCCTTTTCTGACGGCACACGGCCGCAATCTCCCCCGGCCGCCGGCAGTCAGAAGCCGCCCATTCCTCCGCAAAGGGCGCCGCAAGTCCAGAGCCCCCTCGTGGGGACTGGTCCACAAAGCGGTCAAAGCGCACCGACGCCCAACGCTTTAGCTCCCTCCCCGAGGGTGGTCTCGGAGCAGATTACACCCACCATCCCCTCACCCACCGCCAACAACACGCCCCTGATGCCGGGCGCCGACGACGCCGGCAACAAGGGGGCGGCCGAGGCCACCCCGCCGGCCCGAGTGGAGGAGGACGgccgcaagaagaagaagagcaaggAAGACAAAAAGAAGGAGCGCGAGGATGAGAAGAAGCGGCTGAAGGAAAAGAAGGACAAGGACAAGGCCGAGAAGGAGAGACTCAAGAAGGACAAGGAGCGTCtggagaaagagaagaaaaaggtgGGAAAAAAGAAGGACAAAGGTGCGGCGGGACCGGGGCCGGAGCATGGCAAAAACGGggcggccgccgccgcagccAAAGATTCCCCCTCGTCGgagcatgaaaagaaaaaggaggcTGAGTAA
- the rusf1 gene encoding RUS1 family protein C16orf58 homolog isoform X1 codes for MEDCGALFATERYGSGESWHYVAKDGAMESTRDGREDEPRGSSFGGLLKSVFLPQGYPESVSGDYLQYQFWDTVQAFSSSLSGTLATQASLRGVGVGNQEATVAAATVTWLLRDGTGMLGRIVFAWLKGNKLDSEAKKWRLFADILNDVAMFMEILAPFFPAWFTFIACTSGLFKAVVGVAGGATRAALTVHQARRNNMADISAKDGSQETLVNLAGLLVSLILIPLVTDNPALTISLFFLFTALHLFANYKAVRSVVMETLNEERLGIALRRFLHDGRVLTPMEANRQEPVFLGFRETLPIKLGVRLQEVVQSPEELRLALMRKGAPFLLGITNGCVRVCLAAHAHTRDEIRAACQAIWLSDVLSPSRQHGGLSGMVHKSYKLMDTEFDAFHKGLEAAGWDVTRTLLDWDEWRLEWKPKIR; via the exons ATGGAGGACTGCGGTGCTCTTTTCGCCACCGAGAGGTACGGCAGTGGCGAGTCGTGGCACTACGTTGCAAAGGACGGAGCCATGGAGAGCACAAGGGACGGCAGGGAAGATGAACCGAGAGGAAGTTCATTCGGGGGGCTTTTGAAA AGCGTATTTCTGCCTCAAGGCTATCCAGAGAGTGTGAGTGGAGACTACTTGCAGTACCAGTTTTGGGATACTGTGCAG GCCTTCTCGAGCTCTCTGTCAGGAACACTGGCCACCCAGGCGTCCCTCAGAGGCGTCGGCGTGGGAAACCAGGAAGCTACAGTCGCCGCGGCCACAGTCACCTGGCTGCTTAGAG ATGGAACCGGCATGTTGGGAAGGATCGTCTTTGCCTGGTTGAAAGG GAACAAgttggactctgaggccaagaAATGGAG GCTTTTTGCAGACATTCTCAATGACGTCGCCATGTTCATGGAAATACTGGCCCCCTTCTTCCCGGCCTGGTTCACCTTCATTGCGTGCACGTCAGGCCTTTTCAAG GCTGTGGTGGGCGTAGCGGGCGGAGCCACCAGAGCTGCCCTGACCGTCCATCAAGCTCGTCGAAACAACATGGCCGACATCTCCGCCAAAGACGGCAGTCAG GAGACTTTGGTAAATCTGGCCGGACTCCTGGTCAGTTTGATCCTCATTCCGCTCGTCACGGACAACCCAGC ATTAACCATcagcctcttcttcctcttcaccGCCCTCCACCTGTTTGCCAACTATAAGGCGGTGCGTTCGGTGGTCATGGAAACGCTGAACGAGGAGCGGCTCGGCATCGCGCTGCGGCGCTTCCTCCACGACGGACGCGTGCTGACGCCAATGGAAGCCAATCGGCAGGAACCTGTCTTTTTGG GGTTTAGGGAAACCTTACCTATCAAACTTGGCGTGAGGCTTCAGGAAGTTGTCCAAAG CCCGGAGGAGTTGCGTTTGGCTTTGATGAGAAAGGGTGCGCCATTCCTGCTGGGCATCACAAACG GCTGCGTACGCGTGTGTTTGgcagcgcacgcacacacacgagatgAAATCAGAGCCGCGTGTCAAGCCATTTGGCTCAGCGATGTGTTGAGTCCATCGAGACAACACGGAGGTTTGTCGGGAATGGTGCACAAGAGTTACAAGTTGATGGACACCGAGTTTGATGCTTTTCACAAAG GTTTGGAAGCCGCCGGGTGGGATGTGACGAGAACGCTGCTGGACTGGGACGAGTGGCGACTCGAGTGGAAGCCCAAAATCAGATAA
- the rusf1 gene encoding RUS1 family protein C16orf58 homolog isoform X2, with product MEDCGALFATERYGSGESWHYVAKDGAMESTRDGREDEPRGSSFGGLLKSVFLPQGYPESVSGDYLQYQFWDTVQAFSSSLSGTLATQASLRGVGVGNQEATVAAATVTWLLRDGTGMLGRIVFAWLKGNKLDSEAKKWRLFADILNDVAMFMEILAPFFPAWFTFIACTSGLFKAVVGVAGGATRAALTVHQARRNNMADISAKDGSQETLVNLAGLLVSLILIPLVTDNPALTISLFFLFTALHLFANYKAVRSVVMETLNEERLGIALRRFLHDGRVLTPMEANRQEPVFLGFRETLPIKLGVRLQEVVQSPEELRLALMRKGCVRVCLAAHAHTRDEIRAACQAIWLSDVLSPSRQHGGLSGMVHKSYKLMDTEFDAFHKGLEAAGWDVTRTLLDWDEWRLEWKPKIR from the exons ATGGAGGACTGCGGTGCTCTTTTCGCCACCGAGAGGTACGGCAGTGGCGAGTCGTGGCACTACGTTGCAAAGGACGGAGCCATGGAGAGCACAAGGGACGGCAGGGAAGATGAACCGAGAGGAAGTTCATTCGGGGGGCTTTTGAAA AGCGTATTTCTGCCTCAAGGCTATCCAGAGAGTGTGAGTGGAGACTACTTGCAGTACCAGTTTTGGGATACTGTGCAG GCCTTCTCGAGCTCTCTGTCAGGAACACTGGCCACCCAGGCGTCCCTCAGAGGCGTCGGCGTGGGAAACCAGGAAGCTACAGTCGCCGCGGCCACAGTCACCTGGCTGCTTAGAG ATGGAACCGGCATGTTGGGAAGGATCGTCTTTGCCTGGTTGAAAGG GAACAAgttggactctgaggccaagaAATGGAG GCTTTTTGCAGACATTCTCAATGACGTCGCCATGTTCATGGAAATACTGGCCCCCTTCTTCCCGGCCTGGTTCACCTTCATTGCGTGCACGTCAGGCCTTTTCAAG GCTGTGGTGGGCGTAGCGGGCGGAGCCACCAGAGCTGCCCTGACCGTCCATCAAGCTCGTCGAAACAACATGGCCGACATCTCCGCCAAAGACGGCAGTCAG GAGACTTTGGTAAATCTGGCCGGACTCCTGGTCAGTTTGATCCTCATTCCGCTCGTCACGGACAACCCAGC ATTAACCATcagcctcttcttcctcttcaccGCCCTCCACCTGTTTGCCAACTATAAGGCGGTGCGTTCGGTGGTCATGGAAACGCTGAACGAGGAGCGGCTCGGCATCGCGCTGCGGCGCTTCCTCCACGACGGACGCGTGCTGACGCCAATGGAAGCCAATCGGCAGGAACCTGTCTTTTTGG GGTTTAGGGAAACCTTACCTATCAAACTTGGCGTGAGGCTTCAGGAAGTTGTCCAAAG CCCGGAGGAGTTGCGTTTGGCTTTGATGAGAAAGG GCTGCGTACGCGTGTGTTTGgcagcgcacgcacacacacgagatgAAATCAGAGCCGCGTGTCAAGCCATTTGGCTCAGCGATGTGTTGAGTCCATCGAGACAACACGGAGGTTTGTCGGGAATGGTGCACAAGAGTTACAAGTTGATGGACACCGAGTTTGATGCTTTTCACAAAG GTTTGGAAGCCGCCGGGTGGGATGTGACGAGAACGCTGCTGGACTGGGACGAGTGGCGACTCGAGTGGAAGCCCAAAATCAGATAA
- the LOC133170534 gene encoding uncharacterized protein LOC133170534 — translation MMKASAGLALWCAAALLLCIRADVRCAIRRLNSIDDLKEVNFGQAVPKHSLLLLHWFANTVEMDDSDVIRLTFDPDLGTYGSHHYGNYERLLNPLPRGDFRYRYYTVGNVNRGQSDLPDYVLEPPDAEYRERGNRGRIVFRVREQDGQTVDQVYLTQHYGNSHVTNTRYDPAYTYHITANLLRQIRAFAVGAQQRNFLAELAEDFGSHVDQSRLWRLTIRWQDLACLGLLLYMIVEEKHLKGKPLPPKRKLRPAPLPPKGKPGPAPPHCVVDIPDPAGSHGLDPRSWLGLRSRDCVRLEVTTGENGRARILWRGVPINHVMEGAMVVLYKDNNSQEAMFSKVIRSQWGDVDTSVRLNGGLQARLHKTKTKCCLWTTAAEEICRGAQFANPDKVPLSGHQASLQLFVKDGKACARLFVDKSFANWKKEFSKSWVAFYANPLKSTRDYEWWQWQWATKFQAAPDALDDVHDVYEYRSNLTVAPGIQARFILRNDTVLAETLSWQ, via the coding sequence ATGATGAAGGCGTCGGCAGGACTGGCGCTCTGGTGTGCCGCCGCTCTGCTTCTTTGCATCCGCGCCGACGTCCGCTGCGCCATTCGGAGGCTCAACTCTATCGACGATTTGAAAGAAGTCAACTTTGGCCAAGCCGTGCCCAAACACAGCCTGCTGCTGCTCCACTGGTTCGCCAACACCGTGGAGATGGACGACAGCGACGTCATACGACTCACCTTTGACCCCGACCTCGGAACGTACGGTTCGCATCACTACGGAAACTACGAGAGGCTTTTGAACCCGCTGCCTCGGGGGGACTTCCGATACCGCTACTACACCGTCGGCAACGTCAACCGAGGCCAATCGGATCTTCCCGATTACGTCCTCGAGCCGCCCGACGCCGAGTACAGGGAAAGAGGAAACAGAGGCCGGATCGTATTCCGAGTGAGGGAGCAAGACGGCCAGACCGTAGACCAAGTTTACCTCACGCAGCATTACGGAAACTCGCACGTTACTAACACGCGTTACGATCCCGCCTACACGTACCACATCACCGCCAACCTGCTCAGGCAAATCAGAGCGTTTGCAGTGGGAGCGCAGCAACGCAACTTCTTGGCGGAGCTCGCCGAAGACTTTGGAAGCCACGTCGACCAGTCGCGCTTATGGCGCCTCACAATCAGATGGCAGGACCTGGCTTGCCTGGGACTGCTCTTGTACATGATCGTGGAGGAGAAACACTTGAAAGGAAAGCCGCTGCCGCCCAAAAGAAAGCTCAGGCCGGCGCCGCTGCCGCCCAAAGGAAAGCCGGGGCCGGCGCCGCCTCATTGCGTCGTCGACATTCCGGACCCCGCCGGAAGCCATGGTCTCGATCCGCGATCCTGGCTAGGACTACGTAGTCGAGACTGTGTTCGACTTGAAGTGACAACTGGGGAAAACGGAAGAGCTCGGATTCTTTGGAGGGGTGTCCCGATAAACCACGTTATGGAAGGTGCCATGGTGGTACTGTACAAGGACAATAACAGCCAGGAAGCCATGTTTTCAAAAGTGATCCGTAGCCAATGGGGCGACGTCGACACCTCGGTACGCCTCAATGGCGGCCTCCAGGCCCGCCTccacaagacaaaaacaaagtgcTGTTTGTGGACAACAGCGGCCGAGGAGATCTGCAGAGGAGCCCAGTTTGCAAATCCAGACAAAGTCCCCTTAAGCGGCCACCAGGCAAGTCTCCAACTGTTTGTGAAGGACGGCAAGGCTTGCGCTCGCTTGTTTGTCGATAAGTCATTCGCAAATTGGAAAAAGGAGTTTAGCAAGTCCTGGGTGGCCTTCTACGCCAACCCACTTAAATCCACTCGAGATTACGAATGGTGGCAGTGGCAGTGGGCCACAAAATTCCAAGCGGCGCCCGACGCTCTCGACGACGTCCACGATGTTTACGAGTATCGCTCCAATCTGACCGTGGCCCCGGGAATCCAAGCTCGATTTATTCTCAGAAATGACACGGTGTTGGCTGAAACATTAAGCTGGCAGTGA
- the LOC133170539 gene encoding elongin-B-like, whose product MDVFLMIRRHKTTIFTDAKESTSVYELKRIVEGILKRPPEDQRLYKDDTELDDTQTLGNCGFTNQTARPQSPGTVGLAFRLGDDSFEQLRMEPFSTPPELPDVMKPQDSGSTANEQTVQ is encoded by the exons ATG GATGTGTTCCTAATGATCCGGCGTCACAAGACGACCATCTTCACCGACGCCAAAGAGTCCACCTCGGTATACGAGCTGAAGCGTATTGTGGAAGGCATCCTCAAGCGGCCACCAGAGGACCAAAGGCTCTACAAG GATGACACGGAGCTGGACGACACTCAGACGCTCGGAAACTGTGGCTTCACCAACCAGACGGCGCGGCCTCAGTCCCCCGGCACAGTGGGCTTAGCTTTCCGGCTCGGCG ATGATTCATTTGAGCAGCTGAGGATGGAGCCCTTCTCCACCCCCCCTGAGCTCCCGGACGTCATGAAGCCGCAGGACTCTGGCAGCACAGCCAATGAGCAAACCGTTCAGTGA
- the LOC133170537 gene encoding uncharacterized protein LOC133170537 isoform X1, with the protein MGRYKCAYGCESSEDTDEKYFKFPLCNERRLKKWLANMKWKDWTPSRFSVLCSKHFEEQHLDRSGKCVQLREDAVPTIFLPQDEASKTKNASIPRGRRKKHVSTRACAAASATTSRDVPDEEELVDADMDAEEVQEETAVRWRIIMDPKLIKITSLPHFFHGDYCAKQDVQWAPDTNVMRTSTKTDGRNPQKMIEVTAAWQWLGLDVRGPLPTTLNGNKYLVTLSDYYSKWVEAAAVPSYLPTHVAKHVADALGHLGFPVRILSRLPCEVIGQINEELTSQMKNDVAFVVQHPQTGAVDLHTQHMIDSMVSDLVDEHAADWDVFLPAKVFALCFQEHSHTKERPFALLCCCDSQLVHSPLELPYTDAQIQESAFLVQNGASNIAHV; encoded by the exons ATGGGCCGTTATAAGTGTGCGTACGGGTGTGAAAGCTCCGAGGACACTGACGAGAAGTATTTCAA GTTCCCACTGTGCAATGAGCGACGGCTGAAGAAATGGCTGGCCAATATGAAGTGGAAGGACTGGACACCTTCTCGCTTTTCGGTGCTATGTAGCAAACACTTTGAGGAGCAACACCTGGACCGAAGTGGCAAATGTGTCCAGCTTCGGGAAGATGCCGTGCCCACCATATTCCTGCCTCAAGATGAAGCAAgcaaaaccaag AATGCCAGTATcccaagaggaagaagaaaaaag CACGTGAGCACCAGAGCCTGTGCCGCAGCCTCGGCGACCACGAGCCGTGACGTGCCGGACGAAGAAGAGTTGGTGGATGCCGACATGGATGCGGAGGAGGTGCAGGAAGAAACGGCGGTCAGGTGGAGGATCATCATGGACCCGAAGCTCATCAAGATCACGTCCTTGCCGCATTTCTTTCATGGAGATTACTGCGCCAAGCAG GACGTTCAGTGGGCACCTGACACAAATGTGATGAGGACCTCCACCAAG ACAGATGGTCGAAATCCTCAAAAGATGATCGAG GTGACTGCGGCGTGGCAGTGGCTGGGCTTGGACGTACGAGGTCCTCTCCCTACGACGCTCAACGGCAACAAGTACTTGGTGACGCTGAGCGACTACTACTCCAAGTGGGTGGAGGCTGCGGCCGTGCCGTCCTATCTGCCCACGCACGTCGCCAAGCACGTCGCAGACGCCCTTGGCCACCTTGGCTTCCCCGTGCGGATCCTCTCCAGGCTCCCCTGCGAAGTCATTGGCCAG ATCAACGAAGAACTCACCAGCCAGATGAAAAATGACGTGGCGTTCGTGGTACAGCATCCGCAAACCGGTGCTGTTGATCTCCACACGCAGCATATGATTGACAG CATGGTGAGCGACCTGGTGGATGAGCATGCAGCCGACTGGGACGTCTTCCTTCCAGCAAAAGTGTTTGCTCTATGCTTCCAAGAACATTCTCACACCAAAGAGAGGCCCTTTGCCTTGCTCTGCTGCTGTGATTCACAACTCGTCCACTCTCCACTAGAACTTCCG TACACAGATGCACAAATCCAAGAAAGCGCTTTCCTGGTGCAAAATGGAGCATCAAACATTGCACACGTTTGA